The segment AAAGTAAAGAATCGAGTTTCCGCACTTCCACTTCAATCTCGGGGCTCCCGGCCCCGGAAACCTGGGTAACAAGATGGTGACCCATGCTCGAATTGAGCCGAAGCCGTCCCGATCCTGTGCCGCGCCCAAGGGCGCATTCGAGACACTGAACCCGGCTTCTGATCCCCGCGAGAGCGACATTTTCAACCAGGATCGAAAAATTATCGGGAGAGGGTTCTATCGCGACACAGAGGATACCGGGAAAGCGCTCGCACAGGACGAGCGGATAGAGCCCAAAATGCGCGCCGATATCGATGAAAATGGCGTCGTCCGAAAGGAAATGGGCCAGAACCGCACGTTCGCGAGCTTCGAAACCCGACTGGTGAAACTCCTCGAAAACAAAGCGTTGGAGACCCGGGTCCGAGAGCTGGCCCTCAGGAAACCGCAAAACGGGACCGGCTTCCGAATCCCCCAACAGTTTCAGCGGCAGATGAAAATACCCACCGTGAAAAAGCCGCTTGGGAAGCCTAAGAACATCAGGTTCATTCACTACAACCTGTCCATCCGATTTCATTCCGGCAGTCATGCCCGTCGCGAAAGAAGCCAGCCCCGCGCCTCCAACAGATCGTCATGAATACGGCTAATAACGTCTTCCCAACCCACGCGCGGATCCCTGAAGCAGAGCTTGATCTCGGGGATCCACGGTATGTGCGGCGTCCCGAGCTGATGCCAGGTGGCCTTGAATTCCGACGTACGGAAGACCCATGTCGGTATCCCTAGAACGCCTCCCATAAATGCCGTGGAAGTCATCGGTGTCACCACGGCGTCTAACGCTGCTATAAGGTCGATCACATCGCTTAAGTCGTCCTTCAGATCGAGCCCCTCGAACGTCGTCAATGTAATCCCGCGCGGAGACGCGGCGCTTTCAAACTGCTCAATCTCTTCTTCTTCAAACACGTACTGTAGATTGATCGCCACTGTATTATCCGGGAGGCTCGCCGCAAGTTCGTCAGGCGCCAGATATTGCAACTTCCGTGTCCGCGTTATTTGCCCGCTTCGCCACGCCACTCCGATTGCTGGCCGATCCCCAGAGGCAATTTCACGTACCTTGCTTTTCCAGTGTGCTACTCCGTCTGCGTCCGGGACGATCCAGCCGTGGCCTGCCACCCGGGGTTCGACTGCCAGAGCCCATCTCTCCCTGATCAAAGTCCTCAGCTCAGCCGTAAAGAGACTTGGCAAATGCCCGATCGGGAGTTTGTAGAGAACATCGTCGGCGAGGAGACGGGGATCCACCGGAGCGTCCCGGCCTCTGAACTCGATCGAAGGGAAAGAGCGCTCGAACACCGGAATAAGGCGCGGATCGCATTCGACAACAAGCTGACCGGGAACAATCATGTCAGCATAGCGCAGGAACCAAGAGAACATCAACTCGTCCCCCATCCCCTGTTCCATATAAATAAGGGTCTTTTTTCCGGGAGGAAGCTTTTGAAGTGCCCATTCTCTCTGTGGGAACGGGCGTTTCTGCGAGGGAAAGTTTTTTTGCGCCCAACGGCTACGGTAATTGTGAAACCCTTGCTCGATAGCACCGATGGTCAGCTGATTGAACGCTACTCCCATCCGGGCGACGGCATCTCTCGGGTGATATTCCAGCTGTCTGAGACCGGCTTCGATGGCCTTTCCCAAATTACCCAGCCCACGGTAGGCCATCGCAAGATTTGTGTGTCCGGACTGTAGAGACGGATCGCAGACTAAGGCGCGCTTGGCAGCTACTACTCCTGGTTCGGGGTCCAGCATTATCGAATTTGACACTGAATAGGCACTCAGTGCCTTAGCATAAGCAGGCTCCATGAGAATCGCCCGTCGGACCATCGGATAGGCCGTCTCCGCGAAAGATTTCTCATTGAAATGGCTCGCGATGTTGTAGAGGAGCCGCGGACTTGCTTTGAACTTGTCCGCCAGCCGTTCGAGATAGACTAGGCATATCTCCTGATCCACGAACTTGAGGGCAATGGCGGCATCGTTGGCGGTATGATCCTCAACATTCGGGAGAATGGCCGCGACCTTTGCCCATCGGAGGAGCCACTCCGCGTTCTGTTGCGCAAATTCGTGCTCGTTCGGCAATATCGCCCGCATCCCCATCCGATCGTCTGGATGCCAGATCAGTGCCCGGCGGGCCGCGTTTCTGATCGCGCTCTGGTCATGCTTGAGTTCCAGATGATAAGCGGCGGCATAGCCAAGGCTTTTGCCTCCGCTCCGTACGATCAGTTCATGCGACGCCAGGACACTTTCAAGCGCTGTTTGATGTCCGTAACGCAGAATCCAGCGAAATACCTTCCGTGCGAGCCAATCCTCTGCAAACAGGACATGTGCCGTTTCCAGGATTAAGTTCTCGACGTCCTCGGAAGACCCGGGATTCGCGCCTCTTTCGAGCAAGTTGCTGACGACCTTAGCCGGATCGCTGTCCCGGTCAGAAATCTGAGGAGCGATGCATAACCAACTGATGGCCCGGCATATCCGCCCGCAATTTCCGAAGGCGATGCCGACGAGCATCGCGACGTCTCTGTGGAAGTTCACCCACTCCGCGGCGGATTCACTGGACATCAGATCCACGATCCTGTCCCATTGTGAAAGCTGGCCGAAGCAGCCAACCGCTCGACGCCGTGCGTCGCGCGAAAGTGCGGACCCGCTATTGGCCACTCTTACATAATGGCCGGCTGCTGACTCGATGTCTCCGTTGAGCTCAAAAGCCATCGCGAGGCGATAGAGGCCGTTCTCGGAGTAGGGCGGCCCGGAAATCGCGGATCGTTTGAAAAAGCGAAGAGCGGAGCG is part of the Nisaea sediminum genome and harbors:
- a CDS encoding FkbM family methyltransferase, which produces MNEPDVLRLPKRLFHGGYFHLPLKLLGDSEAGPVLRFPEGQLSDPGLQRFVFEEFHQSGFEARERAVLAHFLSDDAIFIDIGAHFGLYPLVLCERFPGILCVAIEPSPDNFSILVENVALAGIRSRVQCLECALGRGTGSGRLRLNSSMGHHLVTQVSGAGSPEIEVEVRKLDSLLSGLQADAFAHRPVWLKIDTEGRELDVLSGGRELLVSGRVAGVLWEYRIGVEQNPRKAEILSLLEECGFSSREITDGNILSLRCADHFREIEDI
- a CDS encoding tetratricopeptide repeat protein, with product MVAVSAILDAIDRKDAFVLLETPSDSISWDLTGQQLIRGQDIRSALRFFKRSAISGPPYSENGLYRLAMAFELNGDIESAAGHYVRVANSGSALSRDARRRAVGCFGQLSQWDRIVDLMSSESAAEWVNFHRDVAMLVGIAFGNCGRICRAISWLCIAPQISDRDSDPAKVVSNLLERGANPGSSEDVENLILETAHVLFAEDWLARKVFRWILRYGHQTALESVLASHELIVRSGGKSLGYAAAYHLELKHDQSAIRNAARRALIWHPDDRMGMRAILPNEHEFAQQNAEWLLRWAKVAAILPNVEDHTANDAAIALKFVDQEICLVYLERLADKFKASPRLLYNIASHFNEKSFAETAYPMVRRAILMEPAYAKALSAYSVSNSIMLDPEPGVVAAKRALVCDPSLQSGHTNLAMAYRGLGNLGKAIEAGLRQLEYHPRDAVARMGVAFNQLTIGAIEQGFHNYRSRWAQKNFPSQKRPFPQREWALQKLPPGKKTLIYMEQGMGDELMFSWFLRYADMIVPGQLVVECDPRLIPVFERSFPSIEFRGRDAPVDPRLLADDVLYKLPIGHLPSLFTAELRTLIRERWALAVEPRVAGHGWIVPDADGVAHWKSKVREIASGDRPAIGVAWRSGQITRTRKLQYLAPDELAASLPDNTVAINLQYVFEEEEIEQFESAASPRGITLTTFEGLDLKDDLSDVIDLIAALDAVVTPMTSTAFMGGVLGIPTWVFRTSEFKATWHQLGTPHIPWIPEIKLCFRDPRVGWEDVISRIHDDLLEARGWLLSRRA